Proteins encoded by one window of Erwinia pyrifoliae DSM 12163:
- the hemX gene encoding uroporphyrinogen-III C-methyltransferase — MTEHKASSAMVEETTPAVETSTNEPQPPPEARRSGMVPGVVAIAIALAVGAGLYMYGKHQAQRLTAANQTLAAQIAELQQQSISDKQSLVEKLTVQTSALDTARQQQSAMNQQLDELKRKVASISGSDAQTWMLAQADYLVKMAGRKLWSDRDVTSAAALLKSADASLADMNDPSLIGARRALAQDISTLSALSQVDYDGVILKLNQLSNGIDNLRLADNNSDDEPMDADSGALSSSLREWRQNLVKSWHNFMDDFITIRRRDATAEPLLAPNQDVYLRENIRSRLLIAAQAVPRHQDEIYKQSIDTVSAWIRAWYDTNDANTKAYLNQLDDLSEQSISMDVPETLLSQPILDKLMQTRVRNLLAQPSAAVNTQPGQGD; from the coding sequence ATGACGGAACACAAAGCTTCCTCCGCCATGGTTGAAGAGACCACCCCAGCGGTTGAAACCTCAACTAATGAACCACAGCCGCCGCCTGAAGCCAGGCGTAGTGGCATGGTGCCTGGCGTCGTCGCCATCGCCATCGCTCTGGCGGTGGGCGCGGGTCTCTATATGTATGGAAAACATCAGGCGCAACGTCTGACTGCGGCCAATCAGACGCTGGCAGCACAGATCGCTGAGCTACAGCAGCAGTCCATCAGCGATAAGCAATCCCTTGTGGAGAAGCTGACGGTGCAAACCAGCGCCCTTGATACGGCACGGCAGCAGCAGTCCGCCATGAACCAGCAGCTGGATGAACTGAAGCGGAAAGTGGCCTCCATTTCAGGCAGTGATGCCCAGACATGGATGCTGGCCCAGGCCGACTATCTGGTGAAAATGGCCGGACGCAAGCTGTGGAGTGACCGGGATGTCACCAGTGCTGCCGCCCTGCTGAAAAGCGCCGATGCCAGCCTGGCGGATATGAACGACCCCAGCCTGATCGGCGCACGCCGTGCGCTGGCCCAGGACATCAGCACGCTTTCCGCTCTCAGTCAGGTCGACTATGACGGCGTCATTCTTAAGCTGAATCAGTTGTCTAACGGCATCGATAATCTGCGCCTTGCTGATAACAACAGCGATGATGAGCCGATGGATGCCGACAGCGGTGCGCTTTCATCCTCATTGCGTGAATGGCGTCAGAATCTGGTGAAAAGCTGGCATAACTTTATGGATGATTTCATCACCATCCGCCGCCGTGATGCTACCGCCGAACCTCTGCTGGCACCGAATCAGGATGTTTACCTGCGTGAGAACATCCGTTCACGTCTGCTGATCGCCGCTCAGGCTGTTCCGCGTCATCAGGATGAAATCTATAAACAGTCGATCGATACCGTCTCTGCGTGGATACGCGCCTGGTACGATACCAACGACGCGAACACTAAAGCTTATTTGAATCAGTTAGACGATCTGAGCGAGCAGAGCATCTCGATGGATGTACCTGAAACATTACTTAGTCAGCCCATTCTCGACAAACTGATGCAGACACGCGTGCGCAATCTCCTTGCACAGCCCTCCGCTGCAGTTAACACGCAGCCAGGACAGGGAGACTAA
- the hemD gene encoding uroporphyrinogen-III synthase, whose translation MSILVTRPSPAADELVSRLRQRGDVAWAFPLIEFAPGKQLDILPDRLKALKAGDLVFILSQHVIHYARPTFTREDPPWPASLDYYAIGRSTGLAFHAASGHHVSWPHEQETSEVLIQLPALQAVAGKRALILRGNGGRELLAETLLSRGAQVEFIECYQRRAKHYHGAEEARRWRNQGIDTLVVTSGEMLQQLYSLFPDVDRDEWLLHCRLVVVSGRLATLARKLGWVNVDVAGGADNDALLRSLSLCP comes from the coding sequence ATGAGCATTCTGGTCACCCGCCCGTCGCCGGCAGCAGATGAGCTGGTTAGCCGTCTGCGTCAGCGGGGGGATGTTGCCTGGGCGTTCCCGCTGATAGAGTTTGCGCCGGGCAAGCAGCTGGATATTCTGCCCGATCGTCTGAAGGCGCTGAAGGCAGGAGACCTGGTTTTTATTCTGTCGCAGCACGTCATTCATTATGCCCGGCCCACGTTTACCCGCGAAGATCCCCCCTGGCCTGCCAGCCTGGACTATTATGCTATAGGGCGCAGTACGGGGCTGGCGTTTCATGCCGCCAGCGGGCATCACGTTTCCTGGCCGCACGAGCAGGAAACCAGTGAAGTCCTGATCCAGCTTCCGGCTTTGCAGGCCGTGGCGGGCAAGCGCGCATTAATTCTGCGCGGCAATGGTGGCCGTGAATTACTGGCAGAAACTTTGCTTAGCCGGGGCGCTCAGGTAGAGTTTATTGAATGCTATCAACGGCGGGCAAAGCATTATCACGGTGCAGAAGAGGCCCGGCGCTGGCGCAACCAGGGTATTGATACGCTCGTGGTGACCAGCGGTGAAATGTTGCAACAGCTTTACTCACTGTTCCCCGATGTTGATCGGGATGAATGGCTACTGCACTGTCGGCTGGTGGTCGTCAGTGGGCGTCTGGCCACTCTGGCGCGAAAACTTGGGTGGGTGAACGTGGATGTCGCCGGCGGTGCCGATAACGATGCGCTATTGCGCTCGCTATCATTATGCCCTTAA
- the hemC gene encoding hydroxymethylbilane synthase, protein MSDKILRIATRKSPLALWQAKYVQQRLIDCHPGLRVELVPMVTRGDVILDTPLAKVGGKGLFVKELEQAMLSGSADIAVHSMKDVPVAFPQGLGLVAICERDDPHDAFVSNRHASVDSLPQGAIVGTSSLRRQCQLSARRPDLVIHSLRGNVGTRLGKLDAGEYDAIILAVAGLKRLGLSDRIRQVMPAEESLPAVGQGAVGIECRLEDMHTIGLLAALNHDETACRVSAERAMNTRLEGGCQVPIGSYALLEGDQLWLRGLVGSPDGSQMVRGERRGSRADAEKMGISLAEELLDNGARDILAAVYQGNPPA, encoded by the coding sequence ATGTCAGACAAAATTTTAAGAATTGCCACCAGGAAAAGTCCGCTAGCGCTATGGCAGGCTAAGTATGTGCAACAGCGTTTAATCGACTGTCATCCGGGGTTGCGCGTTGAGCTGGTGCCGATGGTGACGCGTGGAGATGTGATCCTTGACACCCCGCTGGCAAAAGTAGGTGGTAAAGGATTATTCGTGAAGGAACTGGAACAGGCCATGCTGTCAGGCAGCGCGGATATTGCCGTACACTCGATGAAAGATGTGCCGGTTGCCTTTCCGCAAGGGCTGGGGCTGGTCGCTATCTGCGAGCGTGACGATCCGCATGATGCATTCGTTTCCAACCGCCATGCGTCGGTAGACTCACTGCCACAGGGCGCAATTGTGGGCACATCAAGCCTGCGGCGTCAGTGCCAGCTCAGCGCCCGCCGCCCGGATCTGGTCATCCACTCCCTGCGCGGCAATGTGGGTACTCGTCTCGGTAAACTGGATGCGGGAGAATATGATGCCATCATTCTGGCCGTCGCCGGGTTGAAACGACTGGGCCTGAGCGATCGTATCCGCCAGGTGATGCCCGCTGAAGAGTCGCTTCCCGCCGTTGGCCAGGGCGCGGTCGGTATTGAATGCCGCCTTGAAGACATGCACACTATCGGTTTACTCGCGGCGTTAAATCATGATGAGACCGCTTGCCGGGTGAGCGCAGAACGCGCCATGAATACCCGTCTTGAAGGAGGTTGCCAAGTCCCGATTGGCAGTTATGCGCTGCTGGAAGGCGACCAGCTGTGGCTGCGTGGGCTGGTTGGCTCACCGGACGGTAGCCAGATGGTGCGCGGCGAACGCCGGGGTTCGCGAGCGGATGCTGAAAAAATGGGCATCTCACTGGCCGAAGAGCTGCTGGATAATGGCGCGCGCGACATTCTCGCCGCCGTTTATCAGGGAAATCCGCCAGCATGA
- the wzyE gene encoding ECA oligosaccharide polymerase, translated as MTLLPFSGLLLVWLMCCGFILTLTWREFRRVRFNFNVFFSMLFLLTFFFGFPLTCLLVFVFDVEVVPAEYLLQALLSAGCFYAIYYVTYKTRLRARHRPPSRPAFTINRIEAHLSWMIMALVASGTLSVFFLHNGFLLFKLHSYSQIFSADVSGVALKRFFYFFIPAMLVVYFLKQDVRSWLLFLGGTLAFGLLTYTIVGGTRANIIIAFALFLFIGIIRGWITLWMLALAGAGAIVAMFWLALKRYNLDVSGSQAFYTFLYLTRDTFSPWENLGLLLQNYDKIDFQGLAPVWRDFYVFIPGWLWHERPSVVLNSANYFTWEVLDNHSGLAISPTLIGSLVVMGGALFILPGAVAVGLIIKWFDWLYEKGRQEQNRYKAAILQSFCFGAVFNMIVLAREGLDAFASRVVFFCLIFAACVLMAKLLYWLLDSAGLVRARTMPSPLSTQSSTLS; from the coding sequence ATGACGTTGTTACCGTTCTCCGGCCTGCTGCTGGTCTGGCTGATGTGCTGCGGTTTTATCCTCACGCTGACCTGGCGTGAGTTCCGCCGCGTGCGCTTTAACTTTAACGTGTTCTTCTCAATGCTGTTTTTGCTGACGTTTTTCTTCGGCTTTCCGCTGACGTGCCTGCTGGTGTTTGTTTTTGATGTTGAGGTAGTGCCAGCGGAGTATCTGCTACAGGCGCTGCTGTCGGCAGGCTGTTTTTATGCCATCTATTACGTCACCTACAAAACCCGTCTGCGTGCACGCCATCGACCTCCGTCACGTCCGGCATTTACCATTAACCGCATTGAGGCGCACCTGAGCTGGATGATCATGGCGCTGGTGGCATCAGGCACCCTCAGTGTGTTCTTCCTGCATAATGGCTTCCTGCTGTTTAAACTGCACAGTTATAGTCAGATCTTCTCTGCTGACGTCTCCGGCGTGGCGCTGAAGCGTTTTTTCTATTTCTTTATTCCGGCCATGCTGGTTGTCTATTTTCTCAAGCAGGATGTGCGCAGCTGGCTGTTGTTCCTCGGCGGCACCCTGGCGTTTGGCCTGCTGACCTATACCATCGTTGGTGGTACGCGCGCTAACATCATTATTGCTTTCGCCCTGTTTCTGTTTATTGGCATCATTCGTGGCTGGATAACGCTGTGGATGTTGGCTTTAGCGGGTGCAGGCGCGATTGTCGCGATGTTCTGGCTGGCGCTGAAGCGCTATAACCTTGACGTCAGCGGTTCGCAGGCATTTTATACCTTCCTCTATCTGACGCGCGATACCTTCTCGCCGTGGGAAAACCTTGGCCTGCTGCTGCAAAACTACGACAAAATAGATTTCCAGGGGCTGGCGCCAGTCTGGCGTGATTTCTATGTGTTTATCCCAGGCTGGCTGTGGCATGAAAGACCTTCTGTGGTCCTCAACAGCGCCAACTATTTCACCTGGGAAGTGTTGGATAATCATTCTGGCCTGGCCATTTCGCCCACGCTGATCGGCTCGCTGGTGGTGATGGGCGGCGCGCTGTTTATTCTGCCGGGCGCTGTCGCTGTTGGACTGATTATCAAATGGTTCGACTGGCTGTATGAAAAAGGCCGTCAGGAACAGAACCGTTACAAAGCGGCTATCCTGCAGAGTTTTTGCTTCGGTGCGGTATTTAATATGATCGTGCTGGCGCGTGAGGGATTAGATGCGTTTGCTTCTCGCGTGGTCTTTTTCTGCCTTATCTTTGCCGCCTGTGTGCTGATGGCGAAACTGCTTTACTGGTTGCTCGATAGTGCCGGACTGGTGCGTGCACGCACCATGCCCAGTCCCCTTTCGACCCAGTCGTCAACATTGTCTTAA
- the hemY gene encoding protoheme IX biogenesis protein HemY has product MLKVLLLFLLLIAGVVIGPMIAGHQGYVLIQTNNWNIETSVTGMTIVLLLSLVIILAVEWLLRRVFRTGARTRGWFTGRKRRSARKQTHAALVKLAEGDYKQVEKLLSRHADHAEQPMVNYLLAAEAAQQRGDETRANQHLERASELNDDDPLPVEITRVRIQLARNEDHAARHGIDRLLEIAPRHPEVLRLAEQAYVRTQAWGALLNILPAMEKIQPGDATHRLELQQQCWLGLMSQAMADQGSDGLKRWWQNQSRKTRNETALQVAMADHLIVCDDHDTAQKIVLEGLKRHFDERLVMLMPRLKTGNPEQLEKALRQQIKQHGATPLLHSTLGQLLMQHGEWELSSEAFRAALQQRPDAFDYAWLADTLDRQHKPEEAATMRRDGLLLTLKNNP; this is encoded by the coding sequence ATGCTGAAAGTTTTGCTGTTATTTCTGCTGTTGATTGCCGGTGTGGTCATAGGGCCGATGATTGCCGGCCATCAGGGCTATGTGCTGATCCAGACCAATAACTGGAATATTGAAACCAGCGTCACCGGTATGACGATCGTTCTGCTGCTATCCCTGGTCATCATTCTGGCGGTTGAATGGCTGCTGCGTCGGGTGTTTCGTACCGGCGCCCGTACCCGTGGCTGGTTTACCGGCCGCAAAAGACGCAGTGCACGTAAGCAGACTCACGCCGCGCTGGTGAAGCTGGCAGAGGGCGACTATAAGCAGGTTGAAAAACTGCTGTCACGCCATGCTGACCACGCTGAACAGCCGATGGTCAACTACCTGCTGGCGGCGGAAGCCGCGCAGCAGCGCGGTGATGAAACGCGCGCCAATCAGCATCTGGAACGTGCCAGCGAACTGAATGACGATGACCCACTGCCGGTTGAGATCACCCGCGTGCGTATTCAGCTGGCACGTAACGAAGATCATGCGGCACGCCACGGCATCGATCGCCTGTTGGAGATCGCACCGCGCCACCCGGAAGTGCTGCGGCTGGCGGAACAGGCTTACGTGCGTACTCAAGCCTGGGGCGCCCTGCTGAACATTCTGCCCGCCATGGAGAAAATTCAGCCAGGTGATGCCACTCATCGCCTTGAACTGCAACAGCAGTGCTGGCTTGGCCTGATGAGCCAGGCGATGGCCGACCAGGGCAGCGACGGCCTGAAGCGCTGGTGGCAAAATCAAAGCCGCAAAACGCGTAATGAAACCGCGCTGCAGGTAGCAATGGCTGACCATCTTATCGTCTGTGACGATCATGATACCGCGCAGAAAATCGTGCTGGAGGGTCTGAAACGCCACTTTGATGAGCGCCTGGTGATGCTGATGCCCCGACTGAAAACCGGGAATCCGGAACAGCTGGAAAAAGCGTTGCGTCAGCAGATTAAGCAACACGGTGCCACGCCGCTGTTGCACAGTACGCTGGGGCAGCTGTTGATGCAGCACGGAGAGTGGGAGCTATCGAGCGAAGCCTTCCGCGCCGCGTTGCAACAGCGTCCGGACGCCTTCGACTACGCGTGGCTGGCCGATACGCTCGACCGACAGCATAAGCCGGAAGAAGCCGCTACCATGCGGCGCGATGGTTTGCTGCTGACGTTAAAAAACAATCCCTGA
- the wecG gene encoding lipopolysaccharide N-acetylmannosaminouronosyltransferase has product MSASVTVPKYQIRGLTLSGFADMAQFVDYLNQPGELKKGTLVAINAEKVLTAEADPEVYQLLNEAEYKYADGISIVRSIRKKYPQAKVSRIAGADLWEALMERAGREGTPVFLVGGQPEILAQTADKLCKQWNVNIVGSQDGFFTPGEREALFVRIKASGARLITVAMGSPRQEILMKACRAVYPDALYMGVGGTYDVFTGQVKRAPRIWQNMGLEWLYRLILQPSRLKRQFSLLKYLNYHWRGDL; this is encoded by the coding sequence ATGAGTGCCTCCGTCACCGTGCCAAAGTATCAGATACGTGGTTTAACCCTGTCAGGCTTTGCCGATATGGCGCAGTTTGTCGATTACCTCAATCAGCCGGGAGAGCTGAAAAAAGGCACGCTGGTGGCCATCAATGCTGAGAAAGTGTTGACTGCTGAAGCCGATCCTGAGGTTTATCAACTGCTGAATGAGGCAGAATACAAATATGCCGACGGCATCAGCATCGTGCGTTCCATCCGTAAAAAGTATCCACAGGCTAAGGTGTCACGTATTGCCGGTGCCGATTTGTGGGAGGCTCTGATGGAGCGTGCCGGACGTGAAGGCACGCCGGTGTTTCTGGTGGGAGGCCAGCCAGAGATCCTCGCGCAGACGGCCGATAAGCTTTGTAAACAGTGGAATGTCAATATTGTCGGTTCACAGGATGGTTTTTTCACACCTGGGGAACGCGAGGCGCTGTTTGTGCGCATCAAAGCCAGCGGTGCCAGGCTTATCACTGTTGCTATGGGGTCTCCGCGTCAGGAGATACTGATGAAAGCCTGCAGGGCTGTTTATCCGGATGCGCTGTATATGGGCGTGGGTGGCACCTATGATGTGTTCACCGGGCAGGTGAAGCGTGCGCCCAGGATTTGGCAAAATATGGGGCTGGAATGGCTTTATCGCCTGATTTTGCAGCCTTCACGTCTCAAACGTCAGTTTAGTTTGCTGAAATATCTCAACTACCACTGGCGTGGAGACCTTTGA